One part of the Dyadobacter sp. 676 genome encodes these proteins:
- a CDS encoding tape measure protein, with the protein MRSSSGAIDFDSYLHTDNYAQGIKRIENLTRGVTKTVTTEADRMNATFSNLGRVAAGAFAGLQLAQLPQQIVRVRGEFQQLEISLNTMLQSKSKADNLTREIIQAAATTPFGLKDLSAGAKQLLAYGSAAETVVGEMRMIGDIAAGVSAPISDLIYLYGTLRTQGRAYAVDIRQFAGRGIPIYAELAKVLKVQVDEVNALVEAGKVGFPQVEQAFKNMTSAGGMFYNLTAEQSKSIPGLIERLKDGIDIAFNDIGKSNQGLIENIITGATTAVEHYQDILDVLKVVVASYGAYRAALILTTAAQSSSLILGEVQAFVALARSIRTAADAQALLNLVVRQNPYVIAATALAALVTGIIVFGKETDAATEAKEKLANAVRETESEINKEKASIAVLTQQLKDETKTREEKGKILKKLVDLNPEILSGITLENAATGRATELINEYIRAKREQIRVAQIQAKIEAELQNQLDIKSGKKDDELRMSFLPTAGLGMAATAAGMGGGSFNASKVIAQDLEQAKTAAIAKSKQVEKALLDELNSGIEQRRARRRKEIADIKEAGKMTVEAYDAQIKALQDVQKKATSKKEYDHIGNQIKILEAQRAKITGGKSAAAARASAENEKEVRVKTFAEELESKKQLYELYQRWIDSYGKAAADEQFASLISEQKTYVDYLNNEIARLEAMKDTGYVGKFSDQDAADLDNLLSLRRNALNQKTSVEQFKDELEEAKMEAKSLAEYLDVLYSKRGNVGDPDSASGQAKSVLLNSEIVETEKALKASLIEFQRESATYLQKRIQAEQKYNSLRKAAILKYSKDELKTELDNIEKRKKEELEAIADEELERTEAYQRIHEDIKQLSREQLKIRIDNIQQELKNEEISVKKRLELEKALARAKKALNNKSVEDLRIAGSVLSQALGDVTLEFTEQFKLNLRDLGNAIEGVANLASFDFSTASASDKASAIGDIIGIHSFLITTVRDAFKTTEDFYTGMEEHESYYKGLAAEIDGVNILLERQQYLLGNLTGSEKSGGTMALIESYAKAQEDALQGLKDLSIDVIKSADKVFVDPILGTEVKAKGFWGVYTQLATAGKAETKIKYKFENIDTSGYDDIEDFINLLAEIRKGGGKLNGKEVVAADLEALELLIKTYQEAEEKQKQLIDEFRQFLTATTETQIADAIVAGLQAGKSSAADFADDFETMMRNAVVNSLKAQIMDAKLADFYKKMGEYALSDGVISKDEQADLKKDWDGIITGSKQLADTIQEITGVDIAGSAANLNNSLSGSIKGMSEETASVLAGQFNAIRIYNAQMAFDVRSSLLVLTQISQNTSYTRKLIDVDDKLSKIIDQNNRSLRGFGF; encoded by the coding sequence ATGCGTAGTTCATCCGGAGCGATCGACTTCGACTCCTACCTTCACACTGACAATTATGCCCAGGGAATCAAACGTATTGAAAACCTCACACGGGGCGTCACCAAGACCGTGACAACTGAGGCCGACCGAATGAATGCGACCTTTTCGAATTTGGGAAGGGTCGCCGCTGGTGCATTCGCAGGACTTCAATTAGCGCAACTTCCGCAGCAGATCGTGCGTGTGCGGGGCGAGTTCCAACAACTCGAGATTTCGCTGAACACGATGCTGCAAAGCAAGTCGAAGGCAGACAATCTAACCCGCGAAATAATTCAGGCCGCAGCCACCACACCCTTTGGATTGAAGGATCTTTCTGCCGGTGCCAAACAACTTTTAGCCTATGGGTCTGCGGCAGAAACAGTTGTTGGCGAGATGCGAATGATTGGCGACATCGCAGCAGGTGTCTCCGCCCCTATAAGCGACCTAATCTACCTTTACGGCACTCTAAGAACGCAAGGCCGGGCGTACGCTGTGGATATCCGGCAATTCGCGGGACGCGGAATACCGATTTATGCGGAACTGGCCAAAGTTCTCAAAGTACAGGTAGACGAAGTAAATGCGCTTGTCGAAGCGGGGAAGGTCGGATTCCCGCAAGTAGAACAAGCATTCAAAAATATGACTTCGGCCGGCGGCATGTTCTATAATTTGACCGCGGAACAATCCAAATCTATTCCCGGCCTAATCGAACGTTTGAAGGATGGCATCGACATCGCCTTTAATGATATTGGGAAATCCAATCAAGGCCTTATCGAGAATATCATTACCGGGGCAACGACCGCGGTTGAACACTATCAGGATATCCTGGATGTTCTCAAAGTTGTTGTCGCCAGCTATGGTGCATACCGTGCCGCATTGATACTGACTACAGCCGCGCAGTCCTCTTCTTTAATACTTGGCGAGGTTCAGGCCTTTGTGGCACTTGCCCGCTCCATCAGGACGGCGGCCGATGCACAGGCTCTTCTCAACTTGGTCGTACGCCAGAACCCGTATGTGATCGCCGCAACAGCGCTCGCCGCTCTGGTTACCGGGATCATTGTGTTCGGCAAAGAAACCGATGCTGCAACCGAAGCCAAGGAAAAGCTTGCCAATGCCGTTCGGGAAACTGAATCGGAAATCAACAAGGAGAAAGCAAGCATCGCCGTTTTGACCCAGCAATTGAAGGATGAAACAAAAACCAGAGAGGAAAAGGGAAAGATTTTAAAGAAGCTCGTCGACTTGAATCCGGAAATCCTTTCGGGCATCACTTTGGAGAATGCAGCAACCGGTAGGGCAACGGAATTAATAAACGAATACATCAGGGCGAAGCGCGAGCAAATCCGGGTTGCACAGATCCAAGCCAAGATCGAGGCAGAGTTGCAAAACCAGCTCGACATTAAGTCAGGCAAGAAGGATGATGAGCTGAGAATGTCGTTCTTACCTACGGCAGGACTTGGAATGGCCGCAACCGCGGCTGGAATGGGCGGCGGCAGCTTCAACGCCAGCAAAGTTATTGCACAAGACCTGGAACAGGCGAAAACTGCGGCCATTGCAAAGTCCAAACAGGTAGAAAAAGCTCTTCTCGATGAACTCAACAGCGGTATTGAACAACGCCGCGCCCGTCGTCGGAAAGAAATAGCCGATATCAAGGAAGCCGGCAAAATGACCGTCGAGGCCTATGATGCCCAAATTAAGGCTTTGCAAGACGTCCAAAAGAAAGCCACTTCGAAGAAGGAGTACGACCACATCGGTAACCAGATCAAGATTTTAGAGGCACAACGGGCAAAAATTACGGGAGGCAAATCTGCGGCTGCCGCTCGCGCATCAGCGGAAAACGAAAAAGAGGTCCGGGTCAAGACGTTCGCCGAAGAACTTGAATCCAAAAAGCAACTGTACGAGCTCTATCAACGATGGATTGATAGTTACGGGAAGGCTGCGGCCGACGAGCAATTCGCTAGCCTTATTTCCGAGCAGAAAACCTATGTTGACTACCTGAACAACGAAATCGCCAGGCTTGAAGCGATGAAGGACACAGGGTATGTTGGCAAATTCAGCGATCAGGATGCCGCAGATCTTGATAACCTGCTTTCATTGAGGCGAAATGCGCTCAACCAGAAAACCTCGGTCGAGCAGTTCAAGGATGAGCTCGAAGAGGCCAAAATGGAAGCGAAATCTCTGGCCGAATACCTGGATGTCCTGTACAGCAAGCGGGGTAACGTCGGCGACCCGGATAGCGCCAGCGGCCAGGCCAAGTCTGTACTACTCAATTCCGAAATCGTTGAAACAGAAAAAGCGCTCAAAGCCTCGCTGATTGAGTTTCAGCGGGAGTCGGCTACCTACTTGCAAAAAAGAATCCAGGCAGAGCAAAAATACAATTCGCTACGCAAGGCCGCTATCTTAAAGTATAGCAAGGACGAACTCAAAACTGAGCTGGACAACATTGAGAAGCGGAAAAAGGAGGAATTGGAAGCCATTGCCGACGAGGAACTGGAACGGACTGAAGCCTATCAGCGCATCCATGAAGATATAAAACAGCTATCCCGCGAGCAGCTGAAAATCCGGATTGACAATATCCAGCAGGAACTTAAAAACGAGGAAATCTCTGTTAAGAAGCGGCTCGAACTCGAAAAGGCGCTGGCAAGGGCCAAGAAAGCGCTCAATAACAAGAGCGTTGAGGATCTGCGTATCGCCGGCTCTGTGCTTTCCCAGGCCCTGGGCGACGTCACGTTGGAATTCACCGAACAGTTTAAACTGAACCTGCGCGATCTCGGAAATGCCATCGAAGGCGTGGCCAACCTTGCTTCGTTTGATTTCAGCACCGCATCCGCCAGCGACAAAGCATCTGCCATCGGCGATATTATCGGTATCCACTCGTTCCTGATTACCACGGTCCGCGACGCCTTCAAGACCACCGAGGATTTCTATACCGGCATGGAAGAGCACGAATCCTATTACAAAGGGCTTGCAGCCGAGATTGACGGGGTAAACATCCTTTTGGAGCGGCAACAGTATTTGCTGGGTAACCTGACCGGCTCCGAAAAGTCAGGCGGCACGATGGCACTGATCGAGTCGTATGCCAAAGCTCAGGAAGACGCGTTACAAGGTTTGAAGGATTTGAGCATTGATGTCATCAAATCTGCCGATAAGGTGTTCGTGGACCCTATTCTCGGCACCGAAGTCAAAGCGAAAGGATTCTGGGGAGTATACACGCAGCTTGCGACGGCCGGCAAGGCAGAAACCAAAATCAAGTACAAGTTCGAGAACATCGACACCTCCGGGTACGACGACATCGAGGACTTTATCAACCTGTTGGCAGAGATCCGGAAAGGCGGCGGCAAGTTAAACGGGAAGGAAGTCGTCGCGGCGGACCTGGAAGCGCTTGAACTACTGATCAAAACCTATCAGGAGGCGGAGGAAAAACAAAAGCAGCTGATCGACGAATTCCGCCAATTCCTGACTGCTACCACCGAAACACAGATTGCCGATGCAATAGTAGCCGGTTTACAGGCCGGGAAATCGTCTGCCGCGGACTTTGCCGACGACTTTGAGACAATGATGCGGAATGCAGTCGTAAACTCGCTGAAAGCGCAAATTATGGACGCGAAGCTGGCCGACTTTTACAAGAAAATGGGCGAGTATGCATTGAGTGACGGAGTGATTAGCAAGGATGAGCAGGCAGATTTGAAAAAAGACTGGGACGGTATCATTACCGGATCGAAGCAGCTGGCCGATACGATTCAGGAGATAACCGGTGTAGATATCGCAGGTTCAGCGGCTAATCTGAATAACTCACTGTCGGGCTCAATAAAGGGGATGAGCGAGGAAACGGCCTCAGTGCTGGCCGGCCAGTTCAACGCAATCCGAATTTATAATGCTCAGATGGCGTTTGATGTGAGATCCTCATTATTGGTTTTGACACAGATTTCTCAAAATACATCGTACACTCGGAAGCTGATCGATGTTGATGACAAACTGAGTAAAATCATTGATCAAAATAATCGGTCACTTCGAGGCTTCGGATTCTGA
- a CDS encoding DUF2971 domain-containing protein — protein sequence MKEILMWSHYANNHTGVCLEFEIDDKDREKIEGQLFPIEYSNDVVKTDAARYHHSGGLAINIKEEGVFLVRKFSNWSYEQEIRAYGSVDEGAKGREYPFIGKLVAINFGLKSSKDDIDLVIHNCTHLRDLQFNKVRLHRPSMEIVVDSKIELKTPTEA from the coding sequence ATGAAAGAAATCTTGATGTGGTCGCATTATGCCAACAATCACACGGGAGTATGCCTCGAATTTGAAATTGACGATAAGGATCGTGAGAAGATTGAGGGCCAGCTTTTTCCGATAGAGTACTCAAATGACGTTGTTAAAACAGATGCGGCAAGATATCACCATTCTGGCGGTCTCGCCATAAATATCAAGGAAGAGGGAGTGTTTTTAGTCAGAAAGTTTTCAAACTGGTCATATGAGCAGGAAATCAGAGCATACGGGTCTGTCGATGAGGGCGCGAAGGGAAGAGAATATCCATTCATTGGGAAACTTGTGGCTATAAATTTTGGCCTGAAATCTAGTAAGGACGATATAGATCTAGTGATTCATAACTGTACACATCTCCGTGATTTGCAATTTAACAAAGTGCGACTTCATAGACCAAGTATGGAAATTGTTGTCGATTCAAAAATTGAATTGAAGACCCCAACCGAAGCTTAA